The DNA sequence AGCCAAAGCTGCTATGCTGGTCCCTTTGGGGATAAATCGGCGGATGAGACCGTTATGGCGTTCATTCGTGCCTCTCTCAAAGGAAGAATAGGGATGAGCAAAGTATACGCTGGTGTTATGGCTCTTTAAAAATGCGTCCAGTTCGGCAAACTCCGACCCGTTATCG is a window from the Sporolituus thermophilus DSM 23256 genome containing:
- a CDS encoding IS30 family transposase → DNGSEFAELDAFLKSHNTSVYFAHPYSSFERGTNERHNGLIRRFIPKGTSIAALAASVIQRIQNWCNHLPRKILGYKTPQQCFDEELAQIS